One segment of Pempheris klunzingeri isolate RE-2024b chromosome 20, fPemKlu1.hap1, whole genome shotgun sequence DNA contains the following:
- the LOC139220307 gene encoding ferritin, middle subunit has translation MQSVVKQNLHAETEADVNKLINLKLNASYTYLSLGMYFDRDDIALPKFSSFFLERSVKEREQAEKLLEYQNMRGGRILLQTIAKPSREDWRGGLDAMSFSLDYQKSLNTCVLDVHRRAGLHIDPHLCDFLEQHFLIDSHDTIKKLGDYVGSLTRITATETHGPMGEYLFDKHTL, from the exons ATGCAGTCTGTGGTAAAGCAAAACCTCCATGCGGAGACCGAAGCAGACGTCAACAAGCTGATCAACCTCAAGCTCAATGCTTCCTACACTTACCTTTCTCTG GGGATGTATTTTGACAGGGATGATATTGCCTTGCCAAAATTCTCCAGTTTTTTCCTGGAGCGCTCGGTGAAAGAGAGGGAACAGGCTGAGAAGCTGCTGGAATATCAGAACATGAGAGGGGGCCGGATTTTGCTTCAGACTATTGCT AAACCCAGCAGAGAGGATTGGAGAGGTGGTCTGGATGCAATGTCCTTTTCCCTGGACTACCAGAAGTCCCTGAACACATGTGTCCTTGATGTGCACCGCAGAGCTGGCCTCCACATTGACCCTCAC CTGTGCGACTTCCTCGAGCAGCACTTCCTCATCGACAGCCACGACACCATCAAGAAGCTGGGCGACTATGTCGGCAGCCTGACCCGCATCACCGCGACTGAGACACACGGACCCATGGGAGAATACCTCTTTGATAAACACACTCTGTAA